A region from the Criblamydia sequanensis CRIB-18 genome encodes:
- a CDS encoding dicarboxylate/amino acid:cation symporter, whose amino-acid sequence MKLWVKILIALFLGVIAGFILGDWSTVLKPVGDIFLRLINMIIVLLVLASMTVGITSIHDPQKLGRVGLKSLLVFLSTTAAAILIGISLGKLFGVGSGLDLSRAQIQITTPETPSITDMILEIIPYNPIKSLVDGNVLQIITFAIFLGISINFAGEKGKPLRNLLDSLADVMYRLTSIVMEFSPIGVFAIMAWVTGAFGIDTLIQLSKFLTTFYLACLIHAVIVFGGILYFLAKLNPLPFIRGMGDAIMVAFSTCSSSATLPVSMHCVQENLGVSKNITSFVLPLGSTVNMNGAALFQGMAVVFLANAYNVALGWQQLLTIVVTASLSAIGAAGIPGTGFIMLSAVAASVGLPIEGLAILAGIDRVREMVSTILNVLGDAVAAVYVAKQEGELDERQYYHEDLVEMEPIE is encoded by the coding sequence ATGAAATTATGGGTTAAAATCCTTATTGCTTTATTTCTTGGCGTGATCGCAGGATTTATCCTTGGCGATTGGTCTACTGTCTTAAAGCCTGTTGGAGACATATTTTTACGATTAATCAATATGATTATCGTGCTTCTTGTCTTAGCCTCTATGACAGTTGGAATTACAAGCATTCATGATCCCCAAAAATTGGGCCGGGTAGGTTTAAAATCGCTTCTTGTTTTTCTATCGACAACAGCTGCCGCTATTCTTATCGGCATTTCTCTTGGAAAGCTTTTTGGAGTAGGGTCAGGTCTTGATTTATCTCGCGCGCAAATTCAAATCACGACTCCCGAAACGCCTTCCATCACAGACATGATCCTTGAAATCATTCCTTATAATCCCATTAAATCGCTTGTTGATGGAAACGTTTTGCAAATCATCACTTTTGCCATTTTTTTAGGTATTTCTATTAATTTTGCAGGAGAAAAAGGCAAGCCTTTAAGAAACTTACTCGATTCTTTAGCAGATGTTATGTATCGGCTGACTTCAATTGTGATGGAGTTTTCTCCAATCGGAGTTTTTGCCATCATGGCTTGGGTCACAGGAGCTTTTGGAATCGACACTCTTATTCAGCTCTCTAAATTTTTAACCACTTTTTATTTAGCTTGTTTGATTCATGCCGTCATAGTTTTTGGCGGCATTCTTTATTTCCTGGCAAAATTAAATCCTTTGCCCTTTATTAGAGGCATGGGAGATGCCATAATGGTGGCATTCTCAACTTGCTCAAGTTCTGCAACTCTTCCAGTATCTATGCACTGTGTTCAGGAAAACCTTGGGGTTTCAAAGAATATCACAAGCTTTGTCCTTCCTTTAGGTTCCACAGTAAATATGAATGGGGCGGCTTTATTTCAGGGAATGGCAGTTGTCTTTTTGGCAAATGCCTACAATGTGGCTTTAGGTTGGCAACAGCTGCTAACTATTGTTGTCACAGCCTCCCTTTCAGCTATCGGCGCTGCAGGAATTCCAGGGACCGGTTTTATCATGCTTTCCGCTGTAGCTGCATCTGTCGGTCTTCCGATTGAAGGGCTTGCTATTTTAGCCGGGATTGACCGGGTAAGGGAAATGGTCTCCACTATCTTAAACGTGCTTGGGGATGCTGTAGCTGCGGTCTATGTTGCCAAGCAAGAAGGCGAGCTTGATGAAAGGCAGTACTACCATGAAGATCTAGTTGAGATGGAGCCTATTGAATAA